Proteins encoded in a region of the Vitis riparia cultivar Riparia Gloire de Montpellier isolate 1030 chromosome 7, EGFV_Vit.rip_1.0, whole genome shotgun sequence genome:
- the LOC117919140 gene encoding uncharacterized protein LOC117919140 isoform X1: MKNVVSMSVMDPSTLRDRLRTREDDDGRDAWAGLTLGAVLGCEKRPPPGHINRTLLDIIRDESTGYKDVLGQPNNNNKMSWKSFKDRLRIRRAGAAWTSSMPIPASDVPTRSQLSRRQSTRVTMYTTDPPEPTETFEESPGAPENPLPVEAVQVHNLRPQFSRNNSIRAPSRTFSRADSTRLHTGVTDGPVVSRRLSAALAEERELQRAESAAALGGDDEEEEEDEGEGEEEGPEAAPRMSLMALLEETDRQAGIVGPAYVLEEEEDEDEEEEGDSGGGIEYNCCVCMVRHKGAAFIPCGHTFCRLCSRELWVSRGNCPLCNGFILEILDIF, encoded by the coding sequence atgaaaaatgtGGTTAGTATGTCCGTGATGGACCCGTCTACACTCCGAGATCGGCTTAGAACCAGAGAGGACGACGACGGCAGAGATGCTTGGGCCGGACTGACCCTCGGCGCCGTGTTGGGCTGCGAGAAGCGGCCTCCGCCGGGCCACATCAACCGAACCCTCCTGGACATTATCAGAGACGAGTCCACCGGTTACAAAGACGTTCTTGGCCAGCCGAACAACAACAACAAGATGAGCTGGAAGTCCTTCAAGGATCGCCTCCGGATCCGCCGCGCTGGAGCCGCCTGGACCTCCTCCATGCCGATCCCAGCCTCTGACGTCCCCACCAGAAGCCAGCTCTCCCGCCGCCAGTCCACTCGGGTTACGATGTACACCACCGATCCGCCGGAGCCGACGGAGACCTTCGAAGAATCTCCTGGTGCGCCGGAGAACCCCCTCCCCGTCGAGGCCGTCCAAGTCCATAACTTAAGGCCTCAGTTTTCACGGAACAATTCCATTCGTGCTCCGTCCCGGACGTTCAGCCGAGCCGACTCCACTCGCTTGCACACCGGAGTCACGGATGGGCCGGTGGTCTCGCGCCGGCTGTCGGCGGCATTGGCAGAAGAGCGAGAATTGCAAAGGGCAGAATCTGCGGCAGCTCTGGGAGGTGATGAtgaggaggaagaagaggatGAAGGGGAGGGGGAGGAGGAGGGGCCAGAGGCAGCACCGAGGATGTCGCTGATGGCATTATTAGAAGAAACAGACAGGCAAGCGGGAATAGTGGGACCCGCATACGtattagaagaagaagaagatgaggatgaagaggaagaagggGACAGCGGAGGAGGAATAGAATACAACTGCTGCGTGTGCATGGTGAGGCACAAGGGGGCTGCCTTCATACCCTGTGGACACACATTTTGCAGGCTGTGTTCCAGGGAGCTGTGGGTGAGCAGGGGTAACTGCCCTCTCTGCAATGGCTTCATCTTGGAAATCCTCGATATCTTTTAG
- the LOC117919140 gene encoding uncharacterized protein LOC117919140 isoform X2 produces MSVMDPSTLRDRLRTREDDDGRDAWAGLTLGAVLGCEKRPPPGHINRTLLDIIRDESTGYKDVLGQPNNNNKMSWKSFKDRLRIRRAGAAWTSSMPIPASDVPTRSQLSRRQSTRVTMYTTDPPEPTETFEESPGAPENPLPVEAVQVHNLRPQFSRNNSIRAPSRTFSRADSTRLHTGVTDGPVVSRRLSAALAEERELQRAESAAALGGDDEEEEEDEGEGEEEGPEAAPRMSLMALLEETDRQAGIVGPAYVLEEEEDEDEEEEGDSGGGIEYNCCVCMVRHKGAAFIPCGHTFCRLCSRELWVSRGNCPLCNGFILEILDIF; encoded by the coding sequence ATGTCCGTGATGGACCCGTCTACACTCCGAGATCGGCTTAGAACCAGAGAGGACGACGACGGCAGAGATGCTTGGGCCGGACTGACCCTCGGCGCCGTGTTGGGCTGCGAGAAGCGGCCTCCGCCGGGCCACATCAACCGAACCCTCCTGGACATTATCAGAGACGAGTCCACCGGTTACAAAGACGTTCTTGGCCAGCCGAACAACAACAACAAGATGAGCTGGAAGTCCTTCAAGGATCGCCTCCGGATCCGCCGCGCTGGAGCCGCCTGGACCTCCTCCATGCCGATCCCAGCCTCTGACGTCCCCACCAGAAGCCAGCTCTCCCGCCGCCAGTCCACTCGGGTTACGATGTACACCACCGATCCGCCGGAGCCGACGGAGACCTTCGAAGAATCTCCTGGTGCGCCGGAGAACCCCCTCCCCGTCGAGGCCGTCCAAGTCCATAACTTAAGGCCTCAGTTTTCACGGAACAATTCCATTCGTGCTCCGTCCCGGACGTTCAGCCGAGCCGACTCCACTCGCTTGCACACCGGAGTCACGGATGGGCCGGTGGTCTCGCGCCGGCTGTCGGCGGCATTGGCAGAAGAGCGAGAATTGCAAAGGGCAGAATCTGCGGCAGCTCTGGGAGGTGATGAtgaggaggaagaagaggatGAAGGGGAGGGGGAGGAGGAGGGGCCAGAGGCAGCACCGAGGATGTCGCTGATGGCATTATTAGAAGAAACAGACAGGCAAGCGGGAATAGTGGGACCCGCATACGtattagaagaagaagaagatgaggatgaagaggaagaagggGACAGCGGAGGAGGAATAGAATACAACTGCTGCGTGTGCATGGTGAGGCACAAGGGGGCTGCCTTCATACCCTGTGGACACACATTTTGCAGGCTGTGTTCCAGGGAGCTGTGGGTGAGCAGGGGTAACTGCCCTCTCTGCAATGGCTTCATCTTGGAAATCCTCGATATCTTTTAG